The genomic segment CTTCATCCCGGTCCACCCCTGGCAGTGGTGGAACAAGCTCACCGTCACCTTCGCCGCCGAGGTCGCCCAGCGGAACCTGGTGTGCCTGGGCGAGGGCGACGACGAGTACCTCGCCCAGCAGTCGATCCGGACGTTCTTCAACAGCTCCAGCCCCGAGAAGCACTATGTGAAGACGGCCCTGTCCGTCCTCAACATGGGCTTCATGCGCGGCCTCTCGGCGGCGTACATGGAGGCGACCCCCGCCATCAACGACTGGCTGGCGGGGCTCATCGACGGCGACCCGGTCCTGAAGTCGACCGGCCTGTCGATCATCCGCGAGCGCGCCGCCGTCGGCTACCGGCACCTGGAGTACGAGGCCGCCACCGACAAGTTCTCCGCGTACCGCAAGATGCTGGCCGCGCTGTGGCGCGAGAGCCCGGTGGCCTCGCTCCAGGACGGCGAGTCGCTGGCGACGATGGCCTCCCTGGTCCACGTCGACCACGAGGGCAACGGCTTCGCCGCCGCGCTGATCGCACGCTCGGGCCTCACCCCGACGGAGTGGCTGCGCCGCTACCTGAAGGCGTACTTCACCCCGCTCCTCCACAGCTTCTACGCGTACGACCTGGTCTTCATGCCGCACGGCGAGAACGTCATCCTCGTCCTGAAGGACGGTGTCGTCGAGCGGGCGATCTACAAGGACATCGCCGAGGAGATCGCGGTCATGGACCCGCAGGCGGTGCTGCCGCCGGCGGTCGAACGGCTGCGCGTCGAGGTCCCCGAGGACAAGAAGCTCCTGTCCCTCTTCACGGACGTCTTCGACTGCTTCTTCCGCTTCCTGGCCGCGAACCTCGCCGAGGAAGGCGTCCTGGACGAGGAGGAGTTCTGGGGCACGGTCGCCGAGAACGTCCGCGACTACCAGCGCTCGATGCCCGAACTCGCCGACAAGTTCGCCCAGTACGACATGTTCGCCCCCGAGTTCGCGCTGTCCTGCCTCAACCGCCTCCAGCTGCGCAACAACAAGCAGATGGTCGACCTCGCGGACCCGGCGGGCGCGCTCCAGCTCGTCGGCACCCTGAAGAACCCCATCGCGGGCGTGTAGCCCCTGGCACGGCCCCCAAAAACAGGCGGGCACCTCGGAGTACGGTCCTCCGAGGTGCCCGCCGTGTCATGTGTGCGACGGCGGGCGGTTCGGCTGCGGGCGAGTGGGGGCTGATCGCGCAGTTCCCCGCGCCCCTGAAGACCAGGCCCCCGCGGGCCTGACAGACCACGGGCCTGGGGTCCTGAAGGCGACGGGCCGGCGGGCCTGAAGGCGACGGGCCGGCGGGCCGACAAGCACGGGGCGCAGCCCCTGCTTTTCAGGGGCGCGGGGAACTGCGCGAGAAGCCCCACCCACCCGCACCCGCCGACGCACCCGTACCCCCGAGCTCTACCGCGCCGCAGGCCAGGGCACCCCCGGCGCCCGGAAGTACCCGACGCCGAGCGCCTCCCACCGAGGCCCCTGCGCGGCGAGCCGCACCCGATAGCCCTCCCAGTCACGCGTCGACGCCGGAGACCAACCCAGCTCAGCCACACCCGGCAGCCTCGGAAACGCCATGTACTCAACATCGTCCGAGGTCCCGATCGTCTCGGTCCACAGCGGCGCCTCGACACCACGGATCGCGGAGGCCGGCGCGCCCGCCAGATACTCCCCCGGATCCCAGTCGTACGCCCGCCGCACATCCACGTACCCGGCCCAGTCGAGCCCCAGCGGCGTGTCCTTGTCGTACTTCATGTCGAGGTAGATCCGGTCGGCCGGCGACAGAATGATCCCCGTCCCGTTCCGCGCGGCGGCAACGACCCGCTCCTTCTCCTCGGCGCCCGTGCTGTCCAGCCCCCAGTACTGCGCGAGAGCGCCCCGCGCCGGAGTGGCCCCGGTCAGCTGATGCCAGCCGATCACGGTCTTCCCGTACTTCTCGACCACCGGCTGCACCCGGTCCATGAACGTCGCGTAGTCCTCGTGGCTGGTGGAGTTCGCCTCGTCACCGCCGATGTGGAGATAGCGCCCCGGCGTGAGCGCGGCCACCTCCCGTACGACGTCGTCCACGAAGTCGTACGTCACGTCCTTGTCGACGCAGAGGGAGCTGAAGCCCACCTCGGTGCCGGTGTAGAGCGGGGGCGCGACACCGTCGCAGTTGAGCTCGGCGTAGGAGGCGAGGGCCGCGTTGGTGTGGCCGGGCATGTCGATCTCGGGGACGACCTCCAGGTGGCGCGAGGCCGCGTACCGGACGATCTCCTGGTAGTCGGCCTTGGTGTAGTGGCCGCCGGGGCCGCCGCCGACCTCGGTGGAGCCGCCGTACGGGGCGAGGCGCGGCCAGGAGTCGACGGCGATGCGCCAGCCCTGGTCGTCGGAGAGGTGCAGGTGCAGCTTGTTGAACTTGTACAGCGCCAACTGGTCGATGAAGCGCTTGACCTGGTCCACGCCGAAGAAGTGCCGGGAGACGTCCA from the Streptomyces sp. NBC_00310 genome contains:
- a CDS encoding beta-N-acetylhexosaminidase — translated: MRPRHGSTRFLGSLLLVAAGIFAAGAAPVSENAEATVIPLGQVIPAPASVRADGSPYRLTSGTHIVVDGGPEGRRIGEYLAGILRPSTGYRLPVTERQEAGIRLRLASGETGLGQEGYRLESGRSGVTLTARAPAGLFHAVQTLRQLLPTAVEKDTVQPGPWPVAGGTIRDTPRYGWRGAMLDVSRHFFGVDQVKRFIDQLALYKFNKLHLHLSDDQGWRIAVDSWPRLAPYGGSTEVGGGPGGHYTKADYQEIVRYAASRHLEVVPEIDMPGHTNAALASYAELNCDGVAPPLYTGTEVGFSSLCVDKDVTYDFVDDVVREVAALTPGRYLHIGGDEANSTSHEDYATFMDRVQPVVEKYGKTVIGWHQLTGATPARGALAQYWGLDSTGAEEKERVVAAARNGTGIILSPADRIYLDMKYDKDTPLGLDWAGYVDVRRAYDWDPGEYLAGAPASAIRGVEAPLWTETIGTSDDVEYMAFPRLPGVAELGWSPASTRDWEGYRVRLAAQGPRWEALGVGYFRAPGVPWPAAR
- a CDS encoding IucA/IucC family protein; protein product: MTLSDAVAHLSPHRWARANRLLIRKALAEFAHERLITPEATADGRFEVRSDDGSTRYGFTAVRRALDHWQVDADSITRQRDGVDLPLAALDFFIELKKSLGLSDEILPVYLEEISSTLAGTCYKLTKPQTPVAELVDGGFQAIETGMTEGHPCFVANNGRLGFGVHEYLSYAPETASPVKLVWLAAHRSRAAFTAGVGIEYEAFLRDELGAETIARFHSVLTDLELDPADYLFIPVHPWQWWNKLTVTFAAEVAQRNLVCLGEGDDEYLAQQSIRTFFNSSSPEKHYVKTALSVLNMGFMRGLSAAYMEATPAINDWLAGLIDGDPVLKSTGLSIIRERAAVGYRHLEYEAATDKFSAYRKMLAALWRESPVASLQDGESLATMASLVHVDHEGNGFAAALIARSGLTPTEWLRRYLKAYFTPLLHSFYAYDLVFMPHGENVILVLKDGVVERAIYKDIAEEIAVMDPQAVLPPAVERLRVEVPEDKKLLSLFTDVFDCFFRFLAANLAEEGVLDEEEFWGTVAENVRDYQRSMPELADKFAQYDMFAPEFALSCLNRLQLRNNKQMVDLADPAGALQLVGTLKNPIAGV